The Nitrospirota bacterium genome window below encodes:
- a CDS encoding IS3 family transposase (programmed frameshift) — protein sequence MGARRKFSAEYKREAVAMLKAPGVTVSQIAADLGIGSNVLGRWCRELRQDPKQAFVGHGRSRDEEVSQLRRELARVTKERDFLPRSGSVLRESVEVKFRMIQRCRTAFPIRLMCRCLRVSASGYYSWTTRVPSARNQANARLLTRIRQLHADSDGVIGSPRIWEDLRYAGERCGRHRVARLMRRAGLRGFPQRRRWRTKPSGTPPAGTRNHLERDFTATAPNTKWVTDITYVRTAEHWLYLCIVLDLYSGLVVGWSMSARQDCQLVVQAVLMAIWQRPTRTPVILHSDRGGQFTSAEYQQFLAAHQVTYSMSTVGSCADNAAAESFFGVLKRERVNRRQYQTRAEARADIFDYIERWHNPRQRRRLDQQHQGEQLLIQPSVEMG from the exons ATGGGAGCACGACGGAAGTTTTCAGCCGAGTACAAACGTGAAGCGGTGGCGATGCTGAAGGCACCGGGGGTGACGGTAAGCCAGATCGCCGCAGATCTAGGCATCGGGTCAAATGTCCTGGGACGGTGGTGCCGCGAGTTGCGGCAGGATCCCAAGCAGGCGTTTGTGGGCCACGGGCGATCCCGCGATGAAGAGGTGAGCCAGCTCCGTCGCGAGTTGGCCCGAGTGACGAAGGAGCGGGATTTTTTAC CGAGAAGCGGCAGCGTTCTTCGCGAGAGCGTCGAAGTGAAGTTTCGGATGATCCAACGCTGCCGCACCGCCTTTCCCATCCGATTGATGTGTCGGTGTTTGCGCGTGTCGGCCAGCGGGTATTATAGCTGGACGACGCGGGTGCCGAGTGCACGGAACCAGGCGAACGCCCGGCTCCTCACCCGGATTCGTCAGCTCCATGCTGATTCCGACGGCGTTATCGGGAGTCCGCGGATCTGGGAGGATCTGCGTTACGCCGGTGAGCGATGTGGGCGCCACCGGGTGGCCCGTCTGATGCGCCGAGCTGGCTTGCGCGGCTTCCCGCAGCGGCGACGCTGGCGCACCAAGCCGTCAGGGACACCTCCGGCTGGAACCCGCAACCACTTGGAGCGAGACTTCACCGCCACCGCGCCCAATACCAAATGGGTCACCGATATCACCTATGTGCGAACCGCCGAACACTGGCTGTACTTGTGTATCGTCTTAGATTTGTATTCAGGGCTCGTGGTGGGCTGGTCCATGAGTGCGCGGCAAGATTGCCAGCTGGTCGTCCAAGCCGTCCTCATGGCTATCTGGCAGCGGCCCACCCGTACCCCGGTCATTCTCCATTCCGATCGGGGGGGTCAGTTTACCTCGGCGGAATACCAACAGTTCCTGGCGGCCCACCAGGTGACCTATAGCATGAGCACGGTGGGCAGTTGTGCGGACAATGCCGCGGCGGAAAGTTTCTTCGGCGTCCTCAAACGGGAGCGGGTCAATCGGCGGCAGTACCAGACGAGAGCCGAGGCGAGAGCGGATATCTTTGATTACATCGAGCGCTGGCACAATCCCCGGCAGCGGCGGAGACTCGATCAGCAGCACCAGGGGGAGCAACTCTTAATTCAACCGTCCGTGGAAATGGGGTAG
- a CDS encoding glycosyltransferase: MRVIHVVPAITEEASGPSYSVPRLCESLIAAGEDVRLATVGWTRISAKPGYLMSFHLWWWFRRLVVSPQMCRWLKEEVASGKIDIVHSHSLWTMPSIYPGRACRCGRSRLVVSPRGMLSPWALRQNALQKRVFWRLWQAPALRHAACFHATSESEYEDIRRVGFTQPVCMIPNGIDVPMLEGMPSGGRRRLLFLGRIHPVKGVDILLRAWRAVEDRFPEWELHVAGPGNNRYLKEMRALVAQLRLERVVFCGPLFAEEKLRAYREASLFVLPTHSENFGMAVAEALAAGTPVIVTKGAPWGGLEKEGAGWWIDIGVDPLVTCLEQALSASPERLREMGRAGHEWMRRDFSWDQIGAQFLATYRWLRDGGSILPWVRLD, encoded by the coding sequence ATGCGAGTAATCCACGTCGTCCCTGCGATTACAGAAGAAGCGAGCGGGCCTTCGTATTCTGTCCCACGTCTTTGCGAATCGCTGATTGCTGCAGGCGAAGATGTACGTCTTGCGACCGTAGGCTGGACGCGTATTTCTGCCAAGCCGGGGTATCTGATGAGTTTCCATTTGTGGTGGTGGTTTCGTCGTTTGGTGGTATCGCCGCAAATGTGCCGCTGGCTCAAGGAGGAAGTGGCATCGGGGAAAATCGACATCGTCCATAGTCACAGTCTTTGGACTATGCCAAGTATCTATCCTGGGCGTGCTTGTCGGTGTGGGCGCTCTCGACTCGTGGTTTCGCCACGAGGGATGCTCTCGCCTTGGGCGTTGCGTCAAAATGCCTTGCAGAAGAGAGTTTTTTGGCGGCTCTGGCAAGCGCCGGCCTTACGCCATGCAGCCTGTTTCCATGCGACGTCAGAAAGCGAATATGAAGATATTCGGAGGGTTGGCTTCACGCAGCCAGTTTGCATGATCCCTAACGGTATTGACGTCCCGATGCTTGAAGGAATGCCGAGTGGTGGTCGACGGAGGTTGTTATTTTTGGGGCGAATCCATCCCGTAAAAGGTGTAGATATTTTGTTGCGTGCCTGGCGGGCAGTAGAGGATCGATTTCCAGAGTGGGAGCTCCATGTCGCCGGACCAGGTAATAATCGCTATTTAAAAGAAATGCGAGCGTTGGTTGCGCAATTACGACTTGAGCGTGTTGTTTTTTGTGGTCCGCTGTTTGCTGAAGAAAAACTACGCGCTTATCGGGAGGCTAGCTTATTTGTATTGCCCACACATTCGGAGAATTTTGGCATGGCGGTGGCTGAAGCTCTGGCTGCGGGAACGCCTGTCATCGTGACCAAGGGCGCACCGTGGGGTGGGCTGGAGAAAGAGGGGGCAGGTTGGTGGATCGACATCGGCGTGGATCCGCTTGTTACCTGTCTTGAGCAAGCACTCTCTGCATCGCCCGAGCGGCTCAGGGAAATGGGCCGAGCTGGCCATGAGTGGATGAGGCGAGACTTTTCCTGGGATCAGATCGGTGCCCAATTCTTGGCAACATATCGCTGGTTACGTGATGGTGGCAGCATATTGCCGTGGGTGAGGCTGGATTAA
- a CDS encoding class I SAM-dependent methyltransferase: protein MEEIFPDIAKAESRVSLARPNAYNLSWEEVVTISSLVQMLSPKVLFEFGTFDGRTTLHLALNSPEAAMVYTIDKEKGRFDFGADTPFFKEVQVGECFLSTPVESKVKMLMGDSGEFDLAQFKRRVDFVFIDADHSYAGVMHDTEKAFDMIRPGGLVVWHDYLVIGDVTKAIVQICKGKALTSLKGTSLVVWQMPPVS from the coding sequence GTGGAAGAGATTTTTCCTGATATAGCTAAGGCCGAAAGCCGAGTGAGTCTTGCCCGCCCCAATGCGTACAACCTTTCATGGGAAGAGGTCGTGACAATTTCATCTCTTGTTCAGATGCTTTCTCCAAAAGTCCTATTTGAGTTTGGGACGTTTGATGGTAGGACCACCCTGCATCTTGCGTTGAATTCGCCTGAGGCTGCCATGGTTTACACGATCGACAAAGAGAAAGGGAGATTTGATTTCGGCGCAGACACTCCGTTTTTTAAGGAGGTGCAGGTTGGTGAGTGCTTCTTGTCGACACCTGTGGAGAGTAAAGTCAAAATGCTGATGGGAGATTCCGGGGAGTTTGATCTTGCGCAGTTCAAGCGGAGGGTAGACTTTGTTTTTATAGATGCAGATCATTCTTATGCTGGCGTTATGCACGATACGGAGAAAGCGTTTGACATGATTCGTCCAGGCGGTTTGGTCGTTTGGCATGACTATCTGGTGATTGGCGATGTCACTAAGGCGATCGTACAGATCTGCAAAGGGAAGGCGCTCACGAGCTTGAAAGGGACAAGCTTGGTGGTGTGGCAAATGCCGCCAGTGTCATAA
- a CDS encoding oligosaccharide flippase family protein, producing MKILHAQFSPKFCADSFWSLVGNLASASVGLVAVKIVTSLVGADEYGQASLVLGVLALLNGLLVGPLMTVHLRVYFDYLKCGMASWYASTFNWVLGIAGGIALFIYLLVALAERSRGGSVYFQLVIPAAVLILVQPFMSATTNYLEAHRLQRRLAMTNIFLKGFYPLGLVLLLGMAMPGADAVILSQGLAILIVLVVSRSPSGQRDLNERPVDTWKELSSLKNSFTSFGWALPLGYLVHWVLSTGDRYLIEHFMTLRDVGIYAMNYGFWSLPYLMLNGWLEVLTRPLLYDKASVNDWQGVKRVLLWRTACGFLGSVLGTVTLCFAGETIAALMLGNSYWIGWQVMMCIATAHCFYVAGYSILPLFLASKRPRGILVATAVAAVSNVLINIVAVPAYGMLGAAFSTLVSYVIWAVTIALGAHWLMRGLLRPVPVLASGVNL from the coding sequence GTGAAGATCCTTCACGCTCAATTCTCTCCTAAATTCTGCGCCGACAGCTTCTGGTCCCTGGTGGGCAACCTGGCGAGTGCCTCTGTTGGTCTTGTCGCAGTCAAAATTGTTACCAGTCTTGTTGGTGCCGATGAGTATGGGCAGGCAAGTCTCGTTCTAGGTGTACTTGCCTTGCTTAACGGTCTGCTTGTTGGTCCGCTCATGACCGTGCATCTTCGTGTGTACTTTGATTATCTGAAATGTGGAATGGCCAGTTGGTACGCGAGCACCTTCAACTGGGTGCTAGGCATTGCGGGAGGTATCGCACTTTTCATTTATCTGCTGGTGGCTCTGGCAGAGCGATCAAGGGGGGGCAGTGTGTATTTTCAGCTGGTTATTCCAGCTGCTGTGTTGATTCTCGTGCAACCGTTTATGAGTGCGACGACGAATTATCTGGAGGCTCATCGTCTTCAGAGACGACTTGCGATGACAAATATTTTCCTGAAAGGATTCTATCCCTTGGGCCTTGTGCTGTTGCTGGGCATGGCCATGCCAGGAGCAGATGCCGTTATCCTATCCCAGGGGCTTGCCATTCTTATTGTATTAGTTGTTTCGCGTTCGCCAAGTGGCCAGCGTGATCTTAATGAAAGGCCGGTGGATACGTGGAAGGAGTTGAGCAGCCTTAAGAATTCTTTCACCAGCTTTGGCTGGGCTCTCCCGCTCGGATATTTAGTTCACTGGGTGCTATCCACTGGAGACCGGTACTTGATTGAACATTTCATGACTCTGCGAGATGTCGGTATTTATGCAATGAATTATGGATTTTGGTCTCTGCCATATTTGATGCTGAATGGGTGGCTCGAAGTTTTAACCAGGCCGCTTCTGTATGACAAGGCTTCAGTGAATGATTGGCAGGGTGTGAAACGGGTGTTGCTATGGCGTACGGCGTGTGGTTTTCTCGGAAGCGTCTTGGGAACGGTGACTCTGTGTTTCGCAGGAGAAACAATTGCTGCGCTTATGCTCGGGAATAGTTACTGGATCGGTTGGCAGGTAATGATGTGCATTGCTACGGCCCACTGTTTTTATGTCGCGGGCTATTCGATTCTCCCTCTTTTTTTGGCGAGTAAAAGACCAAGGGGAATTCTAGTGGCGACCGCGGTGGCTGCAGTAAGCAATGTTCTGATCAATATCGTGGCTGTTCCTGCCTATGGCATGCTGGGTGCTGCCTTCAGCACGTTGGTGTCATATGTTATTTGGGCAGTAACGATAGCACTAGGCGCGCATTGGCTCATGCGTGGGCTACTCCGTCCAGTTCCTGTGCTGGCCAGTGGAGTGAATCTGTGA
- a CDS encoding glycosyltransferase gives MGHHVQVLGATKEDIVEEAVDFVGSSNQSDQERLLASGRIRSPDVIFLEGAFAAADFFRSKFPKAKVVHIGQNIDRYGSHKAFQEETAIDIYALVGQGQLAEYCVRYPRLRHKFMLIRNVVPWNWLYQGLSRVPVENRIVWVGAWTKKGLRSWAETMQRVLWEHPSYRWTLYGPCHGAHIKAEIPPYILRGLRFRAGQLSMHSLPLAQLAKEISSARVVLVSLGIECGPISTLDAHAMGRPVLSGNDMVYKYCNPEGAGIRVTTAAERYQALIRLINDPLLSDALGTMGQELIISDYVEKNQRNDLNRTLGYLRVVGALGAVSAYTPPMKIVENVNHLVDKIKRKVLSIGVSQSR, from the coding sequence ATGGGGCATCATGTGCAGGTCCTTGGCGCAACAAAGGAGGATATTGTAGAAGAGGCCGTTGATTTTGTCGGATCCAGTAACCAATCCGATCAGGAGCGATTGCTGGCATCTGGACGCATCCGAAGCCCTGATGTCATATTTCTGGAAGGGGCCTTTGCTGCGGCTGATTTCTTTAGGTCAAAGTTTCCCAAGGCGAAGGTTGTCCATATCGGGCAGAATATTGATCGTTACGGAAGTCACAAGGCATTTCAGGAAGAAACGGCCATTGATATTTATGCACTTGTCGGCCAAGGGCAGCTGGCAGAATACTGTGTCCGGTATCCCAGATTGCGTCATAAGTTTATGCTGATACGAAATGTGGTTCCATGGAACTGGCTGTATCAAGGGCTATCGAGGGTGCCGGTTGAGAATCGCATTGTGTGGGTAGGAGCTTGGACGAAGAAGGGGCTGCGTAGCTGGGCGGAAACGATGCAACGAGTGTTATGGGAGCATCCGTCTTATCGGTGGACGTTATATGGCCCTTGTCACGGGGCTCACATTAAGGCGGAGATTCCACCCTATATACTTAGAGGATTGCGATTCCGAGCAGGGCAGTTGTCAATGCACTCATTGCCCCTTGCCCAGTTGGCCAAAGAAATCAGCTCGGCCCGTGTTGTGTTAGTCAGTTTGGGAATTGAGTGTGGGCCAATTTCAACTCTCGATGCTCATGCAATGGGTCGGCCTGTTCTCTCAGGTAATGATATGGTTTATAAATATTGCAATCCTGAGGGGGCAGGGATTCGCGTGACCACGGCGGCAGAACGATATCAAGCGCTTATCAGGCTGATCAACGATCCTCTGCTAAGTGACGCGCTGGGCACAATGGGACAAGAATTAATTATTTCTGATTATGTGGAGAAGAATCAGAGAAACGATTTAAATCGGACATTGGGCTATTTGCGCGTTGTAGGTGCCTTAGGGGCAGTGAGCGCGTATACTCCACCAATGAAAATCGTTGAAAACGTTAATCACTTGGTAGACAAGATTAAAAGGAAAGTTCTTTCGATTGGGGTCAGTCAATCTCGGTGA
- a CDS encoding glycosyltransferase: MFNRSARLISSWRIGAKLIQFLSAKGKLYDVVVVFKGAELSRSALDACRSINPKALWANYNPDDPLNVASRGSTNSQIIRSLSFYDFYFTWSRHVASKLEKQGCKRVVYLPFGYDSDFHRPPSEPVAIIPGRVTFVGAWDPERESILTELADYDLRIFGNNWDRVSKNSPLFQRIVPRNIYGEDLSRVMYSSSVCLNLLRAQNVGAHNMRTFEIPAMGGLMLATRSDEQHEFFPEEAGSLMFADIKDLRGKLDRAIGDESLARRIRDRGAELVQRHSYTERARDLIHIISASAFS; this comes from the coding sequence GTGTTTAATCGATCTGCACGGCTAATTTCAAGTTGGAGAATTGGAGCTAAACTGATCCAATTTCTATCTGCAAAAGGGAAATTATATGATGTTGTTGTCGTATTTAAAGGCGCAGAGCTCTCACGTTCTGCTCTTGACGCTTGTCGTTCGATTAATCCGAAGGCCCTGTGGGCCAATTATAACCCTGACGACCCGTTGAATGTGGCATCAAGAGGCTCCACAAACTCTCAAATCATCCGTTCGCTTAGCTTTTACGATTTCTATTTCACCTGGTCGCGACATGTTGCCTCCAAACTTGAAAAGCAAGGCTGTAAGAGAGTGGTCTATCTTCCCTTTGGCTACGACTCTGATTTCCATCGCCCCCCATCGGAACCGGTGGCCATTATTCCAGGGCGTGTGACCTTTGTGGGGGCATGGGACCCAGAGCGAGAATCAATTTTAACAGAGCTGGCAGATTACGATCTGCGAATATTTGGAAACAATTGGGATCGGGTTTCAAAAAACTCGCCACTTTTTCAGCGAATCGTGCCCCGCAACATATACGGGGAAGACCTATCAAGGGTGATGTACAGCTCATCGGTGTGCTTGAATTTGTTGCGTGCGCAGAACGTCGGTGCCCATAACATGCGCACGTTTGAAATCCCAGCTATGGGTGGCTTGATGTTGGCAACTCGCTCAGATGAGCAACATGAGTTTTTCCCTGAGGAAGCAGGCAGCTTAATGTTTGCAGACATTAAAGATCTCCGTGGGAAATTAGACAGGGCTATCGGAGATGAATCCTTGGCTCGACGGATACGTGATCGTGGCGCTGAGCTTGTTCAGCGTCATAGCTACACGGAACGTGCAAGGGATTTGATTCACATTATTTCCGCGTCGGCATTTTCATGA
- a CDS encoding glycosyltransferase family 2 protein, whose product MLISICIPHYNRAEYLLVVLDSIRRQDYVAVEVIISDDASTDESEHVIPAYIASLKGQCPVRFRYIRQPKNLGYDANLRASWGAAEGEYLFTLGNDDALSSENALSQLATFLKQLNLPDAVFVNCHPYGAAGPVARRAQRTAVIGSGPNVAVRTFRSFSVVCGVVLKNSSFKRFDTNKCDGSIYVQIYIAARIIAAGGTLASIAEPLVAMNVQIPGKTVNSYLDVLERDNCKLTPKTGGLDQVGRVACDAILPFVQAHERGRYIFSIYCQILCFSYPYWLYDYRKNGVYKAAVNMALGCFPPRLIKISRVSLSTWIGLLAVYLVTTSAGLLVPTGILEKLKMPLYRLSKALGYLGKKSLSPSCE is encoded by the coding sequence GTGTTGATCTCGATCTGCATACCTCATTATAACCGAGCCGAGTATTTGTTGGTTGTTCTTGATTCGATTAGGAGACAGGACTATGTGGCGGTTGAGGTCATCATCTCGGATGACGCATCTACCGATGAGTCCGAGCACGTGATTCCGGCGTATATCGCGAGTTTGAAGGGGCAATGTCCGGTCAGATTCCGTTATATCCGTCAGCCCAAGAATCTCGGTTACGATGCAAACCTCCGCGCATCGTGGGGGGCGGCAGAAGGCGAGTATCTCTTCACACTCGGGAACGATGATGCCCTTTCGAGTGAGAACGCGCTTTCACAGCTTGCGACTTTCCTCAAGCAGTTGAACCTCCCTGACGCAGTCTTTGTAAACTGTCACCCTTACGGGGCAGCTGGCCCAGTCGCGCGCCGTGCTCAGCGGACTGCTGTGATCGGGTCTGGTCCGAATGTGGCAGTTCGAACCTTTCGCTCTTTCAGTGTTGTCTGCGGCGTTGTCCTTAAGAATTCGTCGTTTAAGAGATTTGATACGAATAAATGTGATGGCTCAATATATGTCCAGATCTATATCGCTGCCAGGATCATTGCCGCTGGCGGGACTCTCGCGTCAATTGCAGAGCCTCTGGTAGCCATGAACGTGCAGATCCCAGGGAAGACAGTGAACAGTTATCTCGATGTTTTGGAACGAGATAACTGCAAGCTTACGCCAAAGACAGGAGGCCTGGATCAAGTAGGGAGAGTTGCCTGCGACGCGATTCTTCCTTTTGTTCAGGCACATGAGAGAGGACGCTACATTTTCTCAATCTACTGCCAGATTCTATGTTTTTCTTATCCGTATTGGCTTTACGATTATCGAAAGAATGGGGTCTACAAAGCGGCAGTGAATATGGCGTTAGGCTGTTTTCCTCCCCGATTGATTAAAATATCGAGAGTATCTTTGAGTACATGGATAGGCCTTCTTGCTGTCTATCTGGTAACTACATCAGCAGGTCTCCTCGTGCCTACTGGAATTTTAGAGAAACTCAAAATGCCTTTGTATAGATTGTCTAAGGCATTAGGATATTTAGGGAAGAAAAGTCTTTCCCCTTCTTGCGAATGA
- a CDS encoding class I SAM-dependent methyltransferase → MTSDQKLDVKSLTHIRDRIYERYRSRGVGAYLADDRECRAPYLRHLIRKHVPPCREVKILDLGCGSGTLIYFLREAGYHCVSGVDCSPEQVAAARDLGIEGIREADLGEVLRTLDGEAVDVVIAFDVIEHMTKPELLAFADEVYRVLRTGGRWILHAPNAEALFGSRVRYADWTHEQAFTKESLEQLLRTVGFKEIHCYEDEPVIHGFKSFIRWLTWKAVRSVLRVCWLAETGGTGRDGIFSQNLLAVAGKE, encoded by the coding sequence ATGACGTCTGATCAAAAGTTGGATGTTAAGAGTCTGACGCACATTCGCGATCGGATATATGAAAGGTATCGGTCGAGGGGCGTGGGCGCGTATTTGGCGGATGATCGGGAGTGTCGGGCTCCGTATTTACGCCATCTCATTCGCAAGCATGTGCCTCCTTGCCGAGAGGTGAAAATCCTTGATCTCGGGTGCGGGAGTGGCACGCTTATTTATTTTCTGCGCGAGGCGGGCTATCACTGTGTGTCGGGGGTAGATTGCTCACCGGAACAAGTGGCTGCAGCCAGAGATCTAGGCATTGAAGGTATCCGCGAGGCCGACTTAGGCGAGGTTCTTCGCACTCTCGATGGTGAAGCCGTAGATGTGGTAATTGCTTTTGACGTGATTGAGCACATGACTAAGCCGGAGTTATTAGCGTTCGCGGATGAGGTTTATCGTGTTTTGAGGACTGGAGGCCGCTGGATTCTTCATGCACCAAATGCGGAAGCATTGTTTGGCTCGCGCGTACGTTATGCGGATTGGACCCATGAGCAGGCATTTACCAAGGAAAGCCTTGAGCAGTTGCTTAGGACTGTTGGCTTTAAGGAGATTCATTGCTATGAAGACGAGCCGGTCATCCATGGGTTCAAAAGCTTTATTCGCTGGTTGACATGGAAGGCCGTGCGATCTGTTCTCAGGGTTTGCTGGTTAGCTGAAACTGGGGGTACGGGGCGAGATGGTATTTTTAGTCAGAATTTGCTGGCAGTAGCAGGGAAGGAATAG